The following proteins are co-located in the Gordonia polyisoprenivorans genome:
- a CDS encoding FadR/GntR family transcriptional regulator produces MTETTAATDRHEQVLTELGVRIASGDLPEGAVETLDGIGTEFAVSRTLAREVIRVLESMGLVASRRRVGITVQPRTRWSVFDPRLIRWRLDGADRAAFLLTLSELRRGIEPAAAALAARRADEHQCRVLAAAASDMAVHGRTGDLDAYLLADKIFHRGLLEASGNEMFRALTGVVGEVLTGRTHHGMMPARPNPAAIALHDDVARAIRLGEPDAAENAMRAIIDEAAQAVADERS; encoded by the coding sequence GTGACCGAGACCACTGCCGCCACCGATCGGCACGAACAGGTGCTCACCGAACTCGGGGTGCGCATCGCCTCCGGCGATCTGCCCGAGGGCGCCGTGGAGACCCTCGACGGGATCGGGACCGAGTTCGCGGTGTCCCGCACCCTGGCTCGCGAGGTGATCCGCGTACTCGAATCGATGGGACTCGTCGCGTCGCGGCGACGCGTGGGGATCACCGTGCAGCCCCGAACCCGCTGGAGTGTGTTCGATCCGCGACTGATCCGGTGGCGCCTCGACGGCGCCGATCGCGCCGCCTTCCTGCTGACGCTGTCCGAACTACGCCGGGGTATCGAGCCCGCCGCGGCCGCACTGGCCGCCCGGCGCGCCGACGAACACCAGTGCCGCGTACTCGCCGCCGCGGCCTCCGACATGGCCGTGCACGGACGGACCGGAGACCTCGACGCCTACCTGTTGGCCGACAAGATCTTTCACCGCGGCCTCCTCGAGGCCAGCGGTAACGAGATGTTCCGGGCACTGACCGGGGTGGTCGGCGAGGTCCTCACCGGCCGTACCCATCACGGCATGATGCCCGCCCGGCCCAACCCCGCGGCCATCGCACTGCACGACGACGTCGCCCGCGCGATCCGGCTCGGCGAACCCGATGCCGCCGAGAACGCCATGCGCGCAATCATCGATGAGGCGGCGCAAGCGGTCGCCGACGAGCGCAGCTGA